GCGAAGGTCGTCTTGCTCTCGCACCTCGGCCGCCCGAAGGCCGCGCCCGAGCCGAAGTACTCGCTCGAGCCGGTCGCGGCGCGCTTGGCGGAGCTGATGCCGGGCACGCACGTCGAGTTGTGCGAGACGACCGACACCGACGACGCGGTGCAGGCGTCGGAGCGCCTCGCGCCCGGGAGCGTGCTGCTGCTCGAGAACACGCGGTTCCTGCCCGGCGAGGAGACGAACGACGAGCGCCTCGCGCGCGAACTCGCCAAGCTCGGCGACCTGTACGTGAACGACGCGTTCGGCGCCGCGCATCGCGCGCACGCGTCGACCGAAGGGGTCGCGCACCTCCTCCACCCCTCGGTCGCGGGGCTGCTGATGGAGAAGGAGCTCGCCTACCTCGGCGCGGCGCTCGCCAACCCGCAGCGGCCGTTCGTCGCGATCCTCGGCGGCGCCAAGATCTCGGGCAAGCTCGACGTCATCGAGCAACTGCTGCCCAAGGTGGACCGGCTGCTGATCGGCGGCGCGATGGCGAACACGTTCTTCCGCGCGATGGGGCTCGAGACCGGCAAGTCGCTCGTCGAGCCGGACCGCGTCGACCTCGCACGCGAGCTGTCGAGGACCGCGGGCGATCGCCTCGAACTGCCGGTAGACGCGGTCGTCGCGACCGAGCTCGCGCCCGGCGTGGCGACCCGAGTCGTCGCGCGCGATGCGATCCCGGCGGACGCGGCAATGTACGACGTCGGCCCCGAGACCGTCCGCCTCTTCGGCGACGCCGTCCGGAGCGCGCGTACCGTGCTCTGGAACGGCCCGATGGGCGTGTTCGAGACGCCGCCGTTCGACGCGGGCACGTTAGACGTCGCGCACGCGCTCGCCGACGCGACGCGCGCCGGCGCGACGACGATCGTCGGCGGCGGCGACTCCGCGGCCGCGATCGCGCAGGCCGGCCTGGAGTCGGCCGTCACGCACGTCTCGACCGGCGGCGGCGCGTCGCTCGAGTTCCTCGAAGGCAAGACCCTCCCGGGCGTGGCCGCGCTCGACAACGCGTGACCCGCGCCCGCCCCGCCCCCAGATGCTGAAGCCGATCTTCGCCGCCAACTGGAAGATGAACCACGGGCCGACCGACGCCCGCGCGTTCATGCGCTCGTTCCTCTCGCAGGCGCCGCGCGGCGACGGGCGCACGATCGCCTTCTTCCCGCCCGCGATCACGCTCGCGACCGTGGCCGACGCGCTCCACGACCGCCCCGAGATCCTCGTCGGCGTGCAGAACGTCCACGAGGAGGCGGCCGGCGCTTTCACCGGCGAGATCTCGGCCGGCATGGCGCGCGACGCGGGCGCGCGCCTCGTGCTCGTCGGGCACTCGGAACGTCGACAGGTCTTCGGCGAGACGGACGCGCAGACGGCGAAGAAATGCGAACTCGTCGCGCGCGCCGGGCTGATCCCGATGCTCTGTGTCGGCGAGACGCTCGCCGAACGCGAGGCGGGGCTTACCGAGCAGGTCGTCGTGCGCCAGCTCAACGCCGCGATCGCCGGCCTCGACAACGCCCACGTCGGCACGATGCTCGTCGCGTACGAGCCCGTGTGGGCGATCGGCACGGGGCGCACCGCGACGCCCGAAGACGCGTCCACGGTGCACGCCGAAATCCGGGCCGCGCTCCGCGAGCGCGTCGGCGAGCGGGCCGCGGTCATCCCGATCCTCTACGGCGGCAGCGTGAACCGCGGCAACGCGCGCCTGCTGCTCGCCGCGCCCGACGTGGACGGCCTGCTCGTCGGCGGTGCCAGCCTCGACCCGGGCAACTGGGCCGCCATCGTCGCCGACTGACGCGGTCGCGCGCCCGCCCGCTCTCGAGGGCACGCACGTTCGCGTTTGGTCGGCGGTCGCGGTTCGCGTAGCTTTCGGGTCGGAGCGCGCCGAACGGCGCGCGGCTCGGTCCCGTCCCGCGACCCGCGATGTACACGCTGCTCTTCGTTCTGCTCGTTCTCGTCTGTCTTGTCCTCGTCGCCGCCATCCTGTTGCAGGCGGGGAAGGGCAACGGCCTCGCGTCGAGCTTCGGCGGCGCGAGCTCGGCGGCCGAGGCCGTGATTGGCAGCCGACAGGCCGGTAACCTGCTCACGCGCACCACGTGGTGGGCGGGCGGGCTGTTCGTCGGCCTCTCGTTCATCCTCGGCCTGATGGGCGCGCGGCAGCGCGCGCCGCGTTCCGTGCTCGACAACTCGTTCGCGCCGACCAACCGCGCGGCGCCCGCGTCGACCGGTCCCGCGGGCGCGCCGGCCGGGGCACAGGGCGTCGCGCCCGCGGTGCCGCTCACGCCGGCGACGCCCGCGACAACGCCGAACGGTGCTGCGCCCGCGCCGCCGGCGGGTACAGCGCCGCGCCGCTGACGCCTCGCGACGTGACCACGAACGGAGAGGGGTTCCTCCTCCTCGAAGACGGGACGCTCTTCCGCGGCGAGATCGTTGGTCCCTCGGCCGCGACGGTCGCCGAAGTCGTGTTCACGACGAACATGACGGGGTACCAAGAGGTGTTCTCGGACCCGTCGTATCGCGGGCAGATCGTGGTGATGACGGCGCCGATGATCGGCAACTACGGCGTGAACGCGGACGATCCGGAGTCGCCACAGCCGCAGGTCTCGGGCGTCGTCGTCCGGGAGTTGTCGCCGACGTACTCCAACTGGCGCGCCCGCGGCTCGCTCGCCGACTGGCTCGGCGCCGCGAACGTGCCGGTGCTCACGGGCGTCGACACGCGCCAGCTCACGCGCCACCTGCGTAGCGTCGGCGTGATGCGCGGCGTCGTCGCGGGCGGCCGCGAGCCGTCGGCGGAGGCGCGCGCGGCGCTCGACGCCTGTCCGTCGATGGAGGGGCTCGACCTCGCCACGCGCGTCAGCACGCGAGCGCCGTACACGTGGGGCGACCCGCGCGCCCCGCACCACATCGTTGCCTACGACTACGGCATCAAGCGCAACATCCTGCGCCTGTTCGACGAGTACGGGTGCCGGATCACCGTCGTGCCGTCCGACACGCCGCCCGAAGCCGTACTCGAGCGCGACCCCGACGGCGTCTTCCTCGCGAACGGCCCCGGCGATCCGGCGGCTGTCGGCTACGCCCCCGCCGCGATCCGGACGGTGGCCGAGCGCGGCGTGCCCGTCTTCGGCATCTGCCTCGGGCACCAGCTGCTCGGCCTAACGTTCGGCGGCGGGACGACGAAGATGCCTTACGGGCACCGCGGCGGGAACCACCCGGTCAAGGACCTCGCGACGGGAAACGTGCTCATCACCTCGCAGAACCACGGCTTCGCGGTGGCGGGCGACGAGCGCGGCGTGACCGGCGCGCCCGCGCTGGACGTCACGCACGTGAACTTGAACGACGGTAGCGTCGAGGGCCTGCGCCATCGCGAGCTCCCGATCTTCGGCGTGCAGTACCATCCGGAAGCGGCGCCGGGGCCGCACGACGGGCGTCCCGTGTTCGACGACTTCGTCGCCGCGTTTCGCGCCCGCCGGTCCGTTTGAGCACCGACGCTACACGAGCCAACCTCTTGACGCACAACGAGTAAGCTCGTACGTTCGGGGCCTGTCCGGGTCTCGCCGTCGCGACCCGGCGCGACGTTCGCGGTGGTGCCGAGGTCGGGGGTTCCCCGTCGAGGCCGGTGCCGCTCGGCCGCGTGACCGTAGCCTGAGAGTTGGGATGACCAAGGCCGACCTCGTCGAGTTGGTGACCGCCGCGATGGCCCGCACCGCGGGCCCGACGATCTCGAAGAAGGACTGCGCGCGGGTGGTCGATTCGTTCCTCGACGCGATCAAGGACGCGCTGCACGAGCAACGGAACATCGAAGTCCGCGGGTTCGGCACGTTCAAAATTCGTCAGCGGAAGACGCGCATGGCGCGCAACCCGCGCACCGGGTCGCCGGTCGAAGTGTCCGCGCGGCCGGTGCCCGTGTTCAAGCCGTCGAAAGAACTCCGCGCGCTCGTCGCCGGCGTCGACGTGTCGGTCATCGAACGCGAAATGGAGCACGAGACGGAACCGGTCGACTGAACGGCCGCGTTCGGCCGGCACGTGTGCGAGGGAACGGCCCCGTAGGTCGGGGCCGTTCTGCTGTCGTGGGGTAGTACGGAGGTCCGTTGCTGCCCCCCGGCGCGGCCGATAGCTTGGCGAAGCTGGCCGCGAACTCTCACACGCCTCGCCCGAAATGGTCAACAAGATTACGGTCGTCGGTGCCGGAAACGTCGGCGCCACGACCGCGCAGCGCATCGCCGAGAAGGAACTCGCCCGCAGCGTCGTGATGGTCGACGTGGCGGAAGGCATCCCGCAGGGCAAGGCGCTCGACCAGTACCAGAGCGCGCCGGTCGAAGGGTTCGACGCCAGCGTCGTCGGGACCAACGGGTACGACGAGACCGCCGGGTCGGACGTCGTCGTGATCACGGCGGGGATCGCGCGCAAGCCGGGCATGTCGCGCGACGACCTGCTGAACACGAACGCCGGGATCGTGAAATCCGTGAGCGAGCAGATCAAGCAGAGCTCGCCCGACGCGATCGTCATCGTCGTCTCGAACCCGCTCGACGTGATGTGCTACGTCGCGAAGCAGGTGACCGGGTTCCCGCGCGAGCGCGTGATCGGGATGGCGGGCGTGCTCGACACCGCTCGCTACCGCGCCTTCCTGGCCGCGGCGATGGACGTGAGCGTGCGCGACATCCAGGCGATGGTGCTCGGCGGACACGGCGACACGATGGTCCCGCTCGTCAGCTACACGACGGTCAGCGGCATCCCGGTCACGCAGCTGCTCGCGAAGGACAAGCTCGACGCGATCGTCGACCGCACGCGCAACGGCGGCGCGGAGATCGTCAAGCACCTCAAGACGGGCTCCGCATACTACGCGCCGTCGAGCGGCGCGGTGCAGATGGTCGAGGCGATCGTGCTCGACCAACGCCGGATCCTCCCCTGCGCCGCGTGGCTGCACGGCGAGTACGGCCTGTCGGACCTGTACCTCGGCGTCCCGTGTAAGCTTGGCAGGGGCGGGCTGCAGCAGGTGCTCGAGGTGCAGCTGACCGACGACGAACGCGCCGCGCTCGAAAAGAGCGCGCAGGCCGTGCGCGAGCCGATGGCGGCCGTCAAGCTTTGAGCCCCGGGCTCTCCTCACACACGACGATGCAGTTGGTCCGCAATTTCTGGCAGTCGCAGGTCGGCAAGAAGGTCGTCATGGCCGTGACCGGCCTGATCGGCGTCGGCTTCGTCATCGGGCACATGGCAGGCAACCTCCAGATGTTCGAGGGGCCGGAGAAGATCAACAGCTACGCGCACTTCCTGCACGGCACCATGGGCAACGCGCTCTGGGTCGTGCGCCTCGTGCTGCTCGCCGCGGTGGTCCTGCACGTGACCGCCGCCGTCCAGCTCACGCGGCAGAAGCAGGCCGCGCGGCCCGCGGCGTACGGCTACAAGAAGTGGGAGCCGCAGGTCTCGACGTTCGCCTCGCGGAGCATCCGCTGGGGCGGCGCGTACCTCCTCTTCTGGCTGATTTTTCACATCCTGCACTTTACGGCGCGCGCGATCTTCCCGGGGTATAGCGAGACCGACGTCTACGGGAACGTGATCAAGGGCTTCAGCCACCCCGCGGTGGTCGCGGCCTACGTGCTCGCGATGGCTTTCCTCGCGCTGCACCTCTACCACGGCGCGTGGAGCTCGGTGCGCACGCTCGGGCTGAGCCGCCCGCGCCCGCGGCCGACCTCGCGCAACGTCGCCGCCGCGGTCGCGATCCTCGTCTCGCTCGGCTTCGTCGCGGTCCCGCTCGCCGTACTCTTCGGCGTCGTCAGGCCGCGCGCCGACTCGGCGACGGCGGGGCTGCCGGCGCAGGCCGCGGCGCCCGCGCGCGCGCCGGCCGTCGCCGCCCAGCGTTGAGCGCGGCGCGCGCCGCGCCGCGTTAGGCATCACCGGAATCGAACGATGGCAACCTTGATCGAACCGGCCCCGGCCGGCACGCGCGCGCTCGACGCGAAGGTCCCGGCGGGCCCGCTCGCCGAGAAGTGGTCGCGACACAAGTCGAACATCCGGCTCGTGAACCCGGCGAACAAGCGCAAGTACGACGTCATCGTCGTCGGCGCGGGCCTCGCCGGCGCGAGCGCGGCCGCCACGCTCTCCGAGCTCGGCTACCGCGTCAAGTGCTTCGTGTACCACGACTCGCCGCGCCGCGCGCACTCGATCGCCGCGCAGGGCGGGATCAACGCGGCCAAGAACTACCAGAACGACGGCGACTCCGTCCAGCGCCTGTTCTACGACACGATCAAGGGCGGCGACTTCCGCGCCCGAGAGGCCAACGTCTACCGCCTCGCCGAGGTCTCGGTCAACATCATCGACCAGTCGACCGCGCAGGGCGTCCCGTTCGCCCGCGAGTACGGCGGCCTGCTCGCCAACCGCTCGTTCGGCGGCGCGCAGGTGAGCCGCACGTTCTACGCGCGCGGACAGACCGGCCAGCAGCTCCTCCTCGGCGCGTACCAGCAGCTCGAGAAGGAGGTCGCGAAGGGCAACGTCACGATGTTCACGCACCACGAAATGCTCGACCTCGTGGTGATCGACGGCGTCGCGCAGGGGATCGTCGCGCGCGACCTGCAGTCGGGCAAGCTCGAGACGCACTCCGCGCACGCGGTCCTGCTCTGCACGGGCGGCTACGGGAACGTCTTCTACCTCTCGACCAACGCGAAGAACTCGAACGCGACCGCCGCCTGGCGCGCCCACAAGCGCGGCGCGCTGTTCGCGAACCCGTGCTACACGCAGATCCACCCGACGTGCATCCCCGTCAGCGGCGACCACCAGTCGAAGCTGACGCTCATGTCGGAGTCGCTCCGCAACGACGGGCGCGTGTGGGTGCCGCTCAAGGCGGGCGACAAGCGGCCGCCGTCGCAGATTCCCGAGGCGGAGCGCGACTACTACCTCGAGCGCCGCTACCCGAGCTTCGGCAACCTCGCGCCGCGTGACATCGCGAGCCGCGCGGCCAAGACGGTCTGCGACGAGGGCCGCGGCGTCGGCGACACGGGCCTCGGCGTCTACCTCGACTTCGGCGACGCGATCCAGCGCCTCGGCCAGAAGACGATCGCCGAGCGGTACGGGAACTTGTTCGAGATGTACGAGCGCATCACGGACGAGAACCCGTACAAGCAGCCGATGCGCATCTACCCCGCCGTGCACTACACGATGGGCGGGCTGTGGGTCGACTACAACCTCATGAGCACGGTGCCCGGCCTCTTCGTGCTCGGCGAGGCGAATTTCTCCGACCACGGCGCGAACCGGCTCGGCGCGTCCGCGCTCATGCAGGGGCTCGCGGACGGGTACTTCGTCATCCCGTACACGATCGGCGACTACCTCGCCGGGGTGAAGCCGGCGCCGGTGAAGGATTCGGCGCCCGAGTTCCGCGCCGCGGAAGACGAGACGCGCGCCCGGATTACGGAGCTGCTGGCCGTGAACGGCAAGCGCACGCCGACCTCGTTCCACCGCGAGCTGGGCCGCATCATGTGGGAGAAGTGCGGCATGGCGCGCAACCGGACCGGGCTCCAAGAGGGCGTGCAGCAGATCGCGGCGCTGCGCGAGGAGTTCTGGTCCAACGTGCACGTCGTCGGCGAGGCCGGCACGCTCAACCAGCAGCTCGAGATCGCGGCCCGCGTCGCCGACTTCATCGGGCTCGGCGAGCTGATGTGCCGCGACGCGCTGGAGCGCGAGGAGAGCTGCGGCGGACACTTCCGCGAGGAGTACCAGACCGCCGACGGCGAGGCGCTCCGCGACGACGAACACTTCGCGTACGTCGCGGCGTGGCAGTACAACGGCGAGGGTTCGACTCCGACGGTCGTCAAGGAGCCGCTCGCGTACGAGAACGTGAAGCTCGCCACCCGGTCGTACAAGTGAGGCAGCACAAGTGAAGATCACCCTGCACGTGTGGCGGCAGCCCACGCCGACGGCGGCGGGCAAGCTCGTCACCTACAAGCTCGACGATGTCACGCCGGACATGTCGTTCCTCGAGATGTTCGACGTGCTCAACGAGACGCTCGTCGAACAGGGGCAGGAGCCGGTCGCCTTCAGCCACGACTGCCGCGAGGGGATCTGCGGCTCGTGCAACATGATGATCAACGGCGCGGCGCACGGGCCGATGA
This is a stretch of genomic DNA from Gemmatimonadetes bacterium T265. It encodes these proteins:
- the mdh gene encoding malate dehydrogenase; its protein translation is MVNKITVVGAGNVGATTAQRIAEKELARSVVMVDVAEGIPQGKALDQYQSAPVEGFDASVVGTNGYDETAGSDVVVITAGIARKPGMSRDDLLNTNAGIVKSVSEQIKQSSPDAIVIVVSNPLDVMCYVAKQVTGFPRERVIGMAGVLDTARYRAFLAAAMDVSVRDIQAMVLGGHGDTMVPLVSYTTVSGIPVTQLLAKDKLDAIVDRTRNGGAEIVKHLKTGSAYYAPSSGAVQMVEAIVLDQRRILPCAAWLHGEYGLSDLYLGVPCKLGRGGLQQVLEVQLTDDERAALEKSAQAVREPMAAVKL
- the ihfB gene encoding integration host factor subunit beta; translation: MTKADLVELVTAAMARTAGPTISKKDCARVVDSFLDAIKDALHEQRNIEVRGFGTFKIRQRKTRMARNPRTGSPVEVSARPVPVFKPSKELRALVAGVDVSVIEREMEHETEPVD
- the sdhC gene encoding succinate dehydrogenase — its product is MSPGLSSHTTMQLVRNFWQSQVGKKVVMAVTGLIGVGFVIGHMAGNLQMFEGPEKINSYAHFLHGTMGNALWVVRLVLLAAVVLHVTAAVQLTRQKQAARPAAYGYKKWEPQVSTFASRSIRWGGAYLLFWLIFHILHFTARAIFPGYSETDVYGNVIKGFSHPAVVAAYVLAMAFLALHLYHGAWSSVRTLGLSRPRPRPTSRNVAAAVAILVSLGFVAVPLAVLFGVVRPRADSATAGLPAQAAAPARAPAVAAQR
- the carA gene encoding carbamoyl-phosphate synthase small chain; amino-acid sequence: MTTNGEGFLLLEDGTLFRGEIVGPSAATVAEVVFTTNMTGYQEVFSDPSYRGQIVVMTAPMIGNYGVNADDPESPQPQVSGVVVRELSPTYSNWRARGSLADWLGAANVPVLTGVDTRQLTRHLRSVGVMRGVVAGGREPSAEARAALDACPSMEGLDLATRVSTRAPYTWGDPRAPHHIVAYDYGIKRNILRLFDEYGCRITVVPSDTPPEAVLERDPDGVFLANGPGDPAAVGYAPAAIRTVAERGVPVFGICLGHQLLGLTFGGGTTKMPYGHRGGNHPVKDLATGNVLITSQNHGFAVAGDERGVTGAPALDVTHVNLNDGSVEGLRHRELPIFGVQYHPEAAPGPHDGRPVFDDFVAAFRARRSV
- the sdhA gene encoding succinate dehydrogenase flavoprotein subunit — translated: MATLIEPAPAGTRALDAKVPAGPLAEKWSRHKSNIRLVNPANKRKYDVIVVGAGLAGASAAATLSELGYRVKCFVYHDSPRRAHSIAAQGGINAAKNYQNDGDSVQRLFYDTIKGGDFRAREANVYRLAEVSVNIIDQSTAQGVPFAREYGGLLANRSFGGAQVSRTFYARGQTGQQLLLGAYQQLEKEVAKGNVTMFTHHEMLDLVVIDGVAQGIVARDLQSGKLETHSAHAVLLCTGGYGNVFYLSTNAKNSNATAAWRAHKRGALFANPCYTQIHPTCIPVSGDHQSKLTLMSESLRNDGRVWVPLKAGDKRPPSQIPEAERDYYLERRYPSFGNLAPRDIASRAAKTVCDEGRGVGDTGLGVYLDFGDAIQRLGQKTIAERYGNLFEMYERITDENPYKQPMRIYPAVHYTMGGLWVDYNLMSTVPGLFVLGEANFSDHGANRLGASALMQGLADGYFVIPYTIGDYLAGVKPAPVKDSAPEFRAAEDETRARITELLAVNGKRTPTSFHRELGRIMWEKCGMARNRTGLQEGVQQIAALREEFWSNVHVVGEAGTLNQQLEIAARVADFIGLGELMCRDALEREESCGGHFREEYQTADGEALRDDEHFAYVAAWQYNGEGSTPTVVKEPLAYENVKLATRSYK
- the tpiA gene encoding triosephosphate isomerase, with the translated sequence MLKPIFAANWKMNHGPTDARAFMRSFLSQAPRGDGRTIAFFPPAITLATVADALHDRPEILVGVQNVHEEAAGAFTGEISAGMARDAGARLVLVGHSERRQVFGETDAQTAKKCELVARAGLIPMLCVGETLAEREAGLTEQVVVRQLNAAIAGLDNAHVGTMLVAYEPVWAIGTGRTATPEDASTVHAEIRAALRERVGERAAVIPILYGGSVNRGNARLLLAAPDVDGLLVGGASLDPGNWAAIVAD
- the pgk gene encoding phosphoglycerate kinase is translated as MQKKTVRDLSDADVRGRRALVRVDFNVPLDAARHVADDTRIRAAVPTLQYLVDRGAKVVLLSHLGRPKAAPEPKYSLEPVAARLAELMPGTHVELCETTDTDDAVQASERLAPGSVLLLENTRFLPGEETNDERLARELAKLGDLYVNDAFGAAHRAHASTEGVAHLLHPSVAGLLMEKELAYLGAALANPQRPFVAILGGAKISGKLDVIEQLLPKVDRLLIGGAMANTFFRAMGLETGKSLVEPDRVDLARELSRTAGDRLELPVDAVVATELAPGVATRVVARDAIPADAAMYDVGPETVRLFGDAVRSARTVLWNGPMGVFETPPFDAGTLDVAHALADATRAGATTIVGGGDSAAAIAQAGLESAVTHVSTGGGASLEFLEGKTLPGVAALDNA